The DNA sequence ACCTAATCCATTTCTTAGCACCAACTGCAGCTCCAATCTTCAGTACTTGGGTCGCCAACTACTCATTGTAAAATTGCCCAGCAGACACGGTCCATGTCACCATAGGCAACCCAAGcagaaattccttccaatgtgGAATTCCACCACAATGAGTCACAAACCCACCAACACTAGGATGATCAAGAATCAAAACCTGAGGAGCCCAACCTCTGATGATCAATCCCTTGCCTTCCATCCTCTCTTTAATCCTACAGGCAACTACTCATCTTTGCCTTCCCTCAACGCAAAAGAAGTCCTGCCCAGCAGCTTCTAGAGTCATTTCAATCTCCTTGAGCTGAATGGAATTGAATTTGGCCACACTCTCGAAACAGACATACACAACTGAATCTGGTTTCTTCGAATCAAGCCTTTTCAAAAACTCGTGCTCATCAATTGAGGCTTCTTTTCCTCTCTGCACTCTCTCTTCAGTTTCTCTATGCAGGAGACATTGGAGCTCTGTGTGTATGACTCATGATTTCCCTCCGTCATTTCCTTCTCCTTTTTAGATTTGGTTTTGTATTCTTGTAAATGCATAGTACGACAGTATAGCAATGTAGTAGGCACTTTCTTTCAGACATTTTATGAAATCAGTTCCCAGTTGTGAATTCCATGGAAAATTTTCAATATCTGAGCAGTTCAGTTTAATATCATGGGTGATTTGCTAGGTGATCTATAAAATCTATATCCTGGCGGGATCACGCCAATGTGTAGCTCTATCAAAACCCATGCTAGTGTTAGTTATTAGTATCATACAACAGCAGTAACATGTCCTCTGGTAATTAGtatttttgaatatttgattaaATTGTGAAGATTCCATCAAAATATCACTCTTCACATTTTTCAGTCATTTTTAAGGAGACTGGGAAGATGTCGATAAGATAGAGAGAGCTTATAATATGTGGtaggtggattaatattcctcGCCACGAAAGATTGAAAGAGCGAGGAAGTTGCTTGCTCAAGCTTTTTACTTTAAGCTTTGGCTGGTTAAGCCTCAAGTTCCCTttagaccaaaaagaaaaaaaaaaaaaaacatcaagtCTCCCAATCTCCCATAGAGTCAAACCGCGTTTGCTTGCTTAAGTTTTAAGTCTCTATCTGGAAGTCAATGTTGAAGTCATTCAGAAATTTCTATGGAGCTTCCTCAATCCCAATGAATTATTAGTGTATATTATCATAGTGCCAAATTCCAGAGGCACTGAGTCGCAGACCAACGTTTAGTTCTTTTCTGATTAGAGAAGAACATCTAATATTCTTGCCTGTCTTGCATGATCAACAACTaaccaagaaaaaagaatagCTTTGTATTGCTTTTTTGGGTCTCATATTTATTGTTTACATGGGTTCCAAATGAAATTCATGTTATTGGATTCCAAATTTTATTGGTCACAGTTTTTCTGATCATACCTGCCCTCTTTGTTTTATGTTTATCTGATATTGGTGTTAGGAATGGCCAATCCAGTGGATAAACTTTTCGATGAGCTGTACACAGTCTTTAAAGACCTCATCAAGAAGAATATTGAATTTAAAGGGCAACTTGAAGGCATCGAAGCCAAGCTAGAAGCTCTAAAGCCGGTGATCCCAGACATGGTGCAGAGTAATGAGGTATTAGATCGTTCAAGGAAGGAACTAAAAGGCTTAACAGGAGTTATGGAGTCTGGCATTAAGCTCATTGGCAAGTGCTCAAAAGTTCGGGAGTGGAAGGTCTTCAAGAAGTACAAATACGCCAACAAACTTATTGAATGGGAGAAAAGTCTAGAAAGTGAGTTAGTTATACTGAACGTGCTGACCGGCAGGGATGTGAAGGACATTGCAAGAGATGTGAAGGACATTGCAAGAGATGTGAAGGACATTGCAAGAGAGGAGAAGGAGAATGCAGGGGTTGCAAAGGAGACTGCAGATAGGTTGAAGATTATAGAGGAGAAATTGGACCGTATTGTGATACAAAATCAACCTGGGAAACCTAAAGCCTGGATGAGTACTGTAGTACCTGAACTTCCACGTTTTACAGTGGGATTGGACAAGCATTTGAAGGAATTAAAGATGAAGCTTCTTAAGGACGGGGGGTCAATGCTTGTAATAACAGCTCCTGGAGGGTCTGGCAAAACCACTTTGGCTAAAATGTTTTATCATGATCATGAAGTCAAAGGTATGATATGTTGATGCTATACTttaattctttttgtttcttgagAAGTGTTGGGACTAGGGGTAGTGGTGAGCTGAAATTTAACATGTATCATTTGATCTGCTAGTGGCATTTGATTCTGAAGATAGATATCATACACATTTAATAATTTGAATCCTGTAGTTGACAATAACTGAACTCACAAGCATCTAATCTAGGCTGTTAGAGAAATTTGAACTTTCTATGTAACTTCGTAATCAATCAAGCTACAAATATGGTAATAAGTTATTGCTTGAATATCACATTTGACTGAATTGAAAGCTACTCTCTTCATATTTGCATATGAGACTACTGCAATTGACATCTGTCAAGACAGATTAAGCGTTACTTCCTTATTCAAGACAGCCGTACTATTGGTATTTTGATACTTAGAAATAGTTCAtctctttcttttaaatttgtAGACCAATCCAAATAATCTCTTGCTGACAGCtttgtttttttgtgtttggataGATAAATTCACCAAGAACATCTTTGTTACTGTTTCAACAAAGTCCAACTATATTGTTGTCCAAGAACTATGTCAGAAGTTGGGATCCCAGGAATCTACATTCCCTAATGAAGATGGTGCATTCAGCTGGCTGAAAGAATTTCTGAAGGAAACCTCACAAATTCCTTTGTTTCTTATCCTGGATGATGTTTGGACTGAATCAGAATCCCTTCTTGAGAAGTTTAATGAACTGAGTATACAATCAAATTTCAGTATCTTGGTGACATCAAGATCTTCATTTCCAAGTTTTGGTTCTCAATATCCTTTAAATGCATTGAATCACAAAGATGCGATGACTCTTTTTCGGCATTCAGCAATCCGGGGAGATAAGGGATATAATGTTCCAGAAAATCTTCAGGACAAGGTGATTTCGTAGTCTGTAATGCACAATATATATGCTTAATTATTTACGGTATCTAGCTACAAAATATCCGACATTTATGCTTGCTGATACACTAAAACAGAAATAAGAACAGTAGATAGAATTTTTTTAAGTGACATGAATCTACACAATTGGACTGCAGATAGTTAGGCGCTGTAAGGGATGTCCACTTGCCATCAAAGTGGTCGGAAAATCTCTTTGTGGAAAATTTACAGAATCATGGCTCAAAAAATTAAGAGAATGGTCCAAAGGTGCTTCTATTTTTGATACCGAGACTGAAGTGTTTCTTTGCCTCAAAAGTAGCTTAGACgccttggatgaaaaagatcaaaCTATCAAGGAATGCTTTTTGGACCTGGGTGCATTTCCTGAAGATCAAAGAATCCCAGCTGTTGCTCTGATTGATATGTGGGCAGAGTTATACGGCCTAGATGAAGATTTTCTTTCCATTCAATACCTCCAGGAGCTTTGCAGCCGAAGCCTGGCTAATCTTGTAGTCACAAGGTATGTATGCAACTTTGTCTCCCTTGTATAATATTGTCATGTAATTTTATCCTAGAAATCTTGTAGGCTACTTATAATTTTGTATTGTAATACGTTTGCTATGAACTCAAAGAAACTTAGTTTTGATTATTACTAGGAAGGAAAAGATGGAGGCGGATGGATACTACAGTGAACACTTTGTCTCCCAGCATGATGTGCTCAGGGATCTAGCTATCTTCCAAGCGAAATTAGATCCAAATAAAACGAGACTGATTTTACACAAATGTGGAGACAAAGTACCCAAGAAGTTGACAGAACAGAAGCATCAATCCTTTCAGACTCGCATATTATCCATCTCCTCTGGTTGTCCCATAATCATTCTCTTTAGTCAATACATGCACAAATGCATACAAGCACATGCAAATGGAGACACGCACAAAACTTAATAGCTTTCACATTCCATTTCTCCCACACTGACATGGTATAGCATATATTTGCAGATGGAGTCTTCTCAACAGATATGCACAAGATTCAACTTTCAGATGTTGAGGTTCTAGTTTTGAATTTTCAGTCAGAGAACCATGCTTTTCCCAAATTTGTGGAGGACATGAAAAACTTGAAGGTCCTAATAGTCACAAATAATGGTTCCTTGCCAGCTGAATTGAGTAACTTTGAACTACTGAAATCCTTGCCAAATCTGAAGAGAATCAGACTGGAGCGAATTTCAATTCCTTCCATAACCAAGAATTGCATACAGTTGAAGAGTGTAAAGAAGATCTCTTTATTCATGTGTAGCATCGGTCAAGCTTTCAGCAACTCTTCCTTCCAAATTTCATATGCATTTCCAAATATAGAGGAATTGAACATTGATTATTGCAGTGATTTGGTGGAATTGCCTGGTGATCT is a window from the Rosa chinensis cultivar Old Blush chromosome 2, RchiOBHm-V2, whole genome shotgun sequence genome containing:
- the LOC112185909 gene encoding probable disease resistance protein At5g66900; this translates as MANPVDKLFDELYTVFKDLIKKNIEFKGQLEGIEAKLEALKPVIPDMVQSNEVLDRSRKELKGLTGVMESGIKLIGKCSKVREWKVFKKYKYANKLIEWEKSLESELVILNVLTGRDVKDIARDVKDIARDVKDIAREEKENAGVAKETADRLKIIEEKLDRIVIQNQPGKPKAWMSTVVPELPRFTVGLDKHLKELKMKLLKDGGSMLVITAPGGSGKTTLAKMFYHDHEVKDKFTKNIFVTVSTKSNYIVVQELCQKLGSQESTFPNEDGAFSWLKEFLKETSQIPLFLILDDVWTESESLLEKFNELSIQSNFSILVTSRSSFPSFGSQYPLNALNHKDAMTLFRHSAIRGDKGYNVPENLQDKIVRRCKGCPLAIKVVGKSLCGKFTESWLKKLREWSKGASIFDTETEVFLCLKSSLDALDEKDQTIKECFLDLGAFPEDQRIPAVALIDMWAELYGLDEDFLSIQYLQELCSRSLANLVVTRKEKMEADGYYSEHFVSQHDVLRDLAIFQAKLDPNKTRLILHKCGDKVPKKLTEQKHQSFQTRILSISSDGVFSTDMHKIQLSDVEVLVLNFQSENHAFPKFVEDMKNLKVLIVTNNGSLPAELSNFELLKSLPNLKRIRLERISIPSITKNCIQLKSVKKISLFMCSIGQAFSNSSFQISYAFPNIEELNIDYCSDLVELPGDLSDLIELRKLSITHCHKLSTLPEEIGKLIKLVVLRLKSCTDLVTFPASIKNLKMLQFLDISDCFSVKELPDDIGEISTLEKINMRHCSRLKDLPPSVSDLEQLNEVICDEDTKELWEIFGLKIDIRVLKDEFDLDWLSKFQS